The following are encoded together in the Deltaproteobacteria bacterium genome:
- a CDS encoding PDZ domain-containing protein, translating to MAKAAALLIAALALPAVAAARGAESDPERRSLVVQAVEKASPAVVNVSTEQIVEQRGSPFPFPQDPFFEEFFRDFVDPRPRRFKTTSLGSGVIVAADGTIMTNVHVVQRASRIQVTLIDQREFDAKLVGADADADIAVLRIKAGGDLPHIPFGTSADLMIGETVIAIGNPFGLSHTVTTGVVSAVGRSLRDEDRTYTDFIQTDASINPGNSGGPLLNIKGELVGIDTAIYGKAQGIGFAIPVDRARRVMKDLVSYGEVRHAWIGLVVQDLSPELAERFGVRRGVVVAEVESKSPAQAAGLARGDAITKVDGREVASRDEFEQRIEDHAEGDGVTLTLRRDGRDEDVRLAAAAFPVARADELAWQLLGLEAVADDEGLVVRRVRSGSPAARIGVQKGDRLLGLGGTPLRSVAELRRKMVEVRAARSILLSVGRGPYQYNVNVPLARG from the coding sequence CGCGGCGCGGAGAGCGACCCGGAGCGGCGGAGCCTGGTCGTGCAGGCGGTCGAGAAGGCGAGCCCGGCGGTGGTGAACGTCTCGACCGAGCAGATCGTCGAGCAGCGCGGCTCCCCGTTCCCCTTCCCCCAGGACCCGTTCTTCGAGGAGTTCTTCCGCGACTTCGTCGACCCGCGCCCGCGGCGCTTCAAGACGACGAGCCTGGGCTCGGGCGTCATCGTCGCGGCCGACGGCACCATCATGACCAACGTGCACGTGGTCCAGCGCGCCAGCCGCATCCAGGTGACGCTGATCGACCAGCGCGAGTTCGACGCCAAGCTGGTGGGCGCGGACGCCGACGCCGACATCGCCGTCCTGCGCATCAAGGCGGGCGGGGACCTGCCGCACATCCCCTTCGGCACCTCGGCCGATCTCATGATCGGCGAGACGGTGATCGCGATCGGCAACCCCTTCGGCCTCTCGCACACGGTGACGACCGGCGTGGTGAGCGCGGTCGGCCGCTCGCTGCGCGACGAGGACCGCACCTACACCGACTTCATCCAGACCGACGCCTCGATCAACCCGGGCAACTCGGGCGGGCCGCTCCTGAACATCAAGGGCGAGCTGGTCGGCATCGACACCGCCATCTACGGCAAGGCGCAGGGCATCGGCTTCGCCATCCCCGTCGACCGTGCGCGCCGCGTGATGAAGGACCTGGTCTCCTACGGAGAGGTGCGCCACGCCTGGATCGGCCTCGTGGTGCAGGACCTGAGCCCGGAGCTGGCCGAGCGCTTCGGCGTGCGCCGCGGCGTGGTGGTGGCCGAGGTCGAGTCGAAGAGCCCGGCCCAGGCCGCCGGCCTCGCACGCGGCGACGCGATCACGAAGGTGGACGGGCGCGAGGTGGCCTCACGGGACGAGTTCGAGCAGCGCATCGAGGACCACGCGGAGGGCGACGGCGTCACCTTGACGCTCCGGCGCGACGGCCGCGACGAGGACGTCCGGCTCGCGGCCGCGGCCTTCCCCGTCGCGCGCGCCGACGAGCTCGCCTGGCAGCTCCTCGGTCTCGAGGCCGTGGCCGACGACGAGGGCCTGGTCGTGCGCCGGGTGCGCTCGGGGAGCCCGGCGGCGCGCATCGGGGTGCAGAAGGGCGACCGGCTCCTCGGCCTCGGCGGCACGCCGCTCCGCTCCGTGGCGGAATTGCGGCGGAAGATGGTCGAGGTGCGCGCGGCGCGGAGCATCCTGCTCTCGGTCGGGCGCGGACCGTATCAGTACAACGTGAACGTGCCGCTGGCGCGGGGGTAG
- a CDS encoding sigma-54-dependent Fis family transcriptional regulator yields the protein MPARVLLIEDNPETARLLAGGLGAGSAPFEVTAVCSARDGLRHLAEHEVDCVLLDYRLPDADGLECLREIRQRWPDVPVVVITGAGSEEVAVEAMKLGASDYLVKHGKYLVTVPVVVREALGRRELERTAARYRSALRSSRREVSRLRRELRERYRLDGIIGESAAIEQALFLAERAAQTRVTVLLEGETGTGKELFARAIHYHGPRARGPFLAQNYAALPEGLLESELFGHVRGAFTGAERARRGLFEEADGGTLFLDEVSEASPAIQAKLLRVLQDGEVRPVGASGGRKVDVRVIAASNGDLGEAARAGRFRPDLYYRLHVFPIRLPALRERRGDIRLLAVHLLEQLSAQEGKKLRGFDPRALRLLERYPWPGNVRELENEIHRLILCAEPGERITPDLLAAWIVDGAPPAAGDGARPLKEIVREVELATIRARLRAHGYHRVATARSLGMTRESLWAKLRQLGFVVPRRGSDDE from the coding sequence ATGCCGGCGCGCGTCCTGCTGATCGAAGATAACCCCGAGACGGCGCGGCTTCTCGCGGGGGGGCTCGGCGCGGGGAGCGCCCCGTTCGAGGTGACGGCCGTGTGCTCGGCCCGCGACGGTCTCCGGCATCTCGCCGAGCACGAGGTCGACTGCGTTCTCCTCGACTACCGCCTGCCCGACGCCGACGGACTCGAGTGCCTGCGCGAGATCCGGCAGCGCTGGCCCGACGTGCCGGTCGTGGTGATCACCGGCGCCGGTTCGGAGGAGGTGGCGGTCGAGGCGATGAAGCTCGGGGCGAGCGACTACCTCGTCAAGCACGGCAAGTACCTCGTCACCGTACCGGTGGTGGTGCGCGAGGCGCTCGGCCGCCGCGAGCTGGAGCGGACGGCGGCGCGGTACCGGAGCGCGCTCCGCTCCTCGCGCCGCGAGGTGAGCCGGCTCCGCCGCGAGCTGCGCGAGCGCTACCGCCTCGACGGCATCATCGGCGAGAGCGCCGCCATCGAGCAGGCGCTCTTCCTGGCCGAGCGCGCGGCGCAGACGCGGGTCACGGTGCTGCTCGAGGGCGAGACCGGCACGGGCAAGGAGCTCTTCGCGCGCGCCATCCACTATCACGGCCCGCGCGCGCGGGGCCCCTTCCTGGCCCAGAACTACGCCGCGCTGCCCGAGGGGCTACTCGAGAGCGAGCTCTTCGGACACGTGCGCGGTGCCTTCACCGGCGCCGAGCGGGCCCGGCGCGGCCTTTTCGAGGAGGCCGACGGGGGGACGCTCTTCCTCGACGAGGTGAGCGAGGCGAGTCCCGCCATCCAGGCGAAGCTCCTGCGCGTGCTGCAGGACGGCGAGGTGCGACCGGTGGGCGCCAGCGGCGGGCGAAAGGTCGACGTGCGCGTCATCGCGGCGAGCAACGGCGACCTCGGGGAGGCGGCACGCGCCGGCCGCTTCCGCCCGGACCTCTACTACCGGCTGCATGTGTTTCCGATCCGGCTCCCCGCCCTGCGCGAGCGCCGGGGGGACATCCGCCTGCTCGCCGTGCATCTGCTCGAGCAACTGTCCGCGCAGGAGGGCAAGAAGCTCCGCGGCTTCGACCCGCGCGCGCTCCGGCTCCTCGAGCGCTACCCGTGGCCCGGCAACGTGCGCGAGCTGGAGAACGAGATCCACCGGCTCATCCTGTGCGCCGAGCCCGGCGAGCGCATCACGCCCGACCTCCTCGCCGCGTGGATCGTCGACGGCGCGCCCCCCGCCGCGGGCGACGGCGCGCGCCCGCTCAAGGAGATCGTGCGCGAGGTCGAGCTCGCGACCATCCGCGCGCGGCTCCGCGCGCACGGCTACCACCGCGTCGCGACGGCGCGCAGCCTGGGGATGACGCGCGAATCGCTGTGGGCGAAGCTCCGGCAGCTCGGCTTCGTGGTCCCTCGCCGGGGCTCGGACGACGAGTGA
- a CDS encoding response regulator: MEGAVPVLVVDDNQGFLRAARAVLEEAFAVHTVENGTDALAFLGRRPPFADAPRPAFIVLDFRLPDMDAPAVLERLGADTELSTIPVLVMSQADWEEDAAAARAAGARQFRVKPSRVQALREVIVTFWEEHAHAGARPADRR, from the coding sequence ATGGAAGGCGCCGTACCCGTGCTCGTGGTGGACGACAATCAGGGCTTCCTGCGCGCGGCGCGGGCCGTGCTCGAGGAGGCGTTTGCGGTGCACACGGTCGAGAACGGCACCGACGCTCTCGCCTTCCTCGGGCGCCGACCGCCGTTTGCCGACGCGCCGCGCCCGGCCTTCATCGTGCTCGATTTCCGCCTCCCCGACATGGACGCGCCCGCGGTGCTCGAGCGGCTCGGCGCCGACACGGAGCTGAGCACCATCCCCGTGCTGGTGATGAGCCAGGCCGACTGGGAGGAGGACGCGGCCGCGGCGCGCGCCGCGGGAGCACGCCAGTTCCGCGTCAAGCCCTCGCGCGTGCAGGCCCTGCGCGAGGTGATCGTCACCTTCTGGGAGGAGCACGCCCATGCCGGCGCGCGTCCTGCTGATCGAAGATAA